A region from the Lolium perenne isolate Kyuss_39 chromosome 4, Kyuss_2.0, whole genome shotgun sequence genome encodes:
- the LOC127295783 gene encoding uncharacterized protein produces the protein MAAALECWSGRPSTDEESMVEQVLMKPHARSDGSLPTCADSAAAADPASGPAAPKKWQRLGRNFAGAIAAFKNTLNLDNNGGLPRDPSPRAVGDKPPLLLRGLAQLYSRGAAAQQLPEKLVSDLRRHFDALPNSYGQAGFDMKDVLLHARLVEQAAGEDQLAVNIEEVHGRESGAEGTGFQLTFACNAPLSWQSMSGSLDSPSITCKKIQIFEKRGLTLGVVMIIVQSGNEELFKSRVEAALKLATKKQRKNSGGGGVKLPFGLCGCQEEGSRNFDEESMFDPEDGQVLDNEPASRPQLPTPLPQSSVFVSVDEWQTVRYGGEEVGRWIVSSEEIEFVDWVGQNSFKGVHRGRKVWVNKLRGCDMGSAYDVEIRQDLLQLMSCGQKNILQFHGICFNESHGLCIVTRMMEGGSVHDIIMQRNKRLSLRDTIKIALDVADGLAFMNSYGIAYRDLNTRRILLDRQGNACLGDMGIVTPCNNAGEVTEYETSGYRWLAPEIIAGDPESVSETCMSNVYSYGMVLWEMVTGEEAYSTYSPVQAAVGIAACGLRPEIPRDCPHLLRSLMTRCWDNSPLKRPQFSEIISILQKQSIR, from the exons atggcggcggcgctggagtgcTGGTCGGGCCGGCCGAGCACGGACGAGGAGTCCATGGTGGAGCAGGTCCTCATGAAGCCCCACGCCCGCTCCGACGGCTCCCTCCCCACCTGCGccgactccgccgccgccgccgacccggCCTCGGGCCCGGCGGCGCCCAAGAAGTGGCAGCGCCTGGGACGCAACTTCGCCGGCGCCATCGCGGCATTCAAGAACACCCTCAACCTGGACAACAACGGCGGCCTCCCCCGTGACCCCTCGCCGCGCGCCGTCGGCGACAAGCCGCCGCTCCTTCTCCGCGGCCTCGCGCAGCTCTACTCCCGCGGCGCCGCCGCGCAGCAGCTGCCGGAGAAGCTCGTCTCTGACCTCCGCCGCCACTTCGATGCTCTCCCCAACAG CTACGGACAGGCAGGATTTGACATGAAAGATGTCCTCTTGCACGCCCGTCTTGTAGAGCAGGCGGCCGGCGAGGATCAGCTTGCAGTCAACATCGAGGAAGTTCATGGCAGAGAAAGTGGCGCTGAGGGCACCGGTTTCCAGCTCACATTCGCCTGCAACGCGCCACTTTCATGGCAGTCAATGTCAGGCTCACTTGACAGCCCTTCAATCACTTGCAAGAAGATCCAGATCTTCGAGAAGAGAGGACTCACACTTGGTGTTGTCATGATAATTGTTCAATCCGGGAACGAGGAGCTCTTCAAGAGCCGGGTCGAGGCTGCGCTAAAATTGGCGACCAAGAAGCAGCGGAAGaacagtggtggtggtggtgtgaagCTTCCCTTCGGGCTTTGTGGCTGTCAGGAAGAAGGATCGCGCAACTTCGATGAGGAGTCTATGTTTGATCCAGAGGATGGTCAGGTTCTTGACAATGAGCCTGCTAGCCGACCACAGCTTCCCACCCCTCTGCCTCAGTCATCAGTGTTTGTTTCAGTGGATGAGTGGCAAACCGTCCGATATGGCGGTGAGGAAGTCGGACGCTGGATCGTCAGCTCCGAGGAGATTGAGTTTGTCGATTGGGTTGGCCAAAATTCATTCAAGGGAGTTCATAGAGGAAGGAAGGTTTGGGTTAACAAACTGAGGGGCTGTGACATGGGAAGTGCTTACGATGTCGAGATCCGTCAGGACTTGTTGCAGTTGATGAGCTGCGGCCAGAAGAACATCCTCCAGTTCCATGGCATTTGCTTCAATGAGAGCCATGGGCTCTGCATAGTAACTAGGATGATGGAAGGAGGTTCAGTTCATGATATTATCATGCAGAGGAACAAGAGACTGTCGCTCCGGGACACGATTAAGATTGCTTTGGATGTTGCTGATGGCTTGGCGTTTATGAACAGCTACGGCATTGCCTACCGCGATCTTAACACACGGCGGATCCTACTAGACAGACAGGGAAATGCCTGCCTTGGGGATATGGGCATTGTTACCCCTTGCAACAATGCTGGTGAGGTTACTGAGTATGAGACATCTGGGTATCGCTGGCTAGCTCCAGAG ATCATCGCGGGAGATCCAGAGAGCGTGTCAGAGACCTGCATGAGCAATGTCTACAGCTACGGGATGGTCCTGTGGGAGATGGTCACCGGCGAGGAGGCCTACTCCACGTACTCACCAGTGCAAGCGGCGGTGGGGATCGCGGCCTGTGGGCTGAGGCCGGAGATACCGAGAGACTGTCCTCACCTCCTGAGGTCGCTGATGACCCGGTGCTGGGACAACAGCCCTCTGAAGCGCCCTCAGTTCTCGGAGATCATCTCCATCCTGCAAAAGCAGAGCATCAGAtag